A region of the Pseudomonas silesiensis genome:
CCCAGTTGACCGCTTTGGCGCCGTTCTCGCAGAACATCACCAGGCCCTTTTCCGGAGAATCGCCCCACGCGCAACCGGGGCAGTCGAAGCCGCCGTTCTGGTTGGTCTTGAGCATTATCCGCAGGTTTTTCAGGGCATTGTCGCTGGTCAACCAGGCCTGGGCCACGCTGATCAGTGCGCCCCAGCCACCGGCCGGGCCTTTGTAGGGCTTATAGCGGGGGACGGGTTTCTGGTCGGCTTGACGATGTTGACTCACGCTTGATTCTCCAATGCCGGGCTGTAGACCCGGGGCGCGCTTTTTTGCGGCAGGTGGATGAGATTGAGGTTATGGCGGCGGGCCCATTGCACGGCAAGGCCCGTGGGCGACGACAGGCTGACCAGGGTCTGGATGCCGGCGCGCAGTACTTTCTGGATCAATTCGAGACTGCAACGACTGGTGACAATAGCCAGGCCACCTTCAGTCGTGATCTTCTGCCGGATCAGCCCGCCAATCAGCTTGTCGAGGGCGTTGTGCCGGCCGATGTCTTCACGGCCCAGCAGCAATTCGCCCTTGGCGTCCATGAACACCGCCGCGTGCACCGCGCCGCTGTATTGACCGAGGGGCTGGAACGCGCCGATGCGTTGGCGCAGACCGTCGAGCCATTCCACTGGCGGCAGAGGGGCGCCGGGTAAAACCTTGAGGTCGGGCAACGCCTGTTCGACCGCTTCTACACCACAGAGCCCGCAACCGCTGGTGCCCGCCAGTTGCCGACGCTGCTG
Encoded here:
- the fdhD gene encoding formate dehydrogenase accessory sulfurtransferase FdhD; protein product: MNAKRPDCAAPALETPAPAASQTYSYSNLRQTETQSAESDSTALAEEVALAIAYNGISQAVMLVTPSDLEDFIVGFSLGSGIIEDVCDIYDLQLSGSGSAQYAQVTIANRAFWNLKQQRRQLAGTSGCGLCGVEAVEQALPDLKVLPGAPLPPVEWLDGLRQRIGAFQPLGQYSGAVHAAVFMDAKGELLLGREDIGRHNALDKLIGGLIRQKITTEGGLAIVTSRCSLELIQKVLRAGIQTLVSLSSPTGLAVQWARRHNLNLIHLPQKSAPRVYSPALENQA